The Ancylobacter sp. SL191 nucleotide sequence CCGAAGAGAAGCTCAACAGCCATGGCCGCCTGCTCATCCGCCCGTCGGGCACCGAGCCGGTGATCCGCGTCATGGGCGAGGGCGACGACCGCGATCTTGTCGAGGCGGTGGTGAACGACGTCGTGGAAGCCGTGGGTCTCGCGGCGGCGTGACGCCACGCCTCCCCCCGTCATCCCGGCCGACGCGACGCGCAGAGCCGGGATCGTCCCCCCGTCTCTGAGCGGGCAAACGATCCCGGATACGGCCTTTGGCCGTTCCGGGAAGACGCGCAGCGGGGGGCGGTGCTACCCGTCCAGCCTTCTGAGCAGGCCGCGATAGATCTCGTCATCGTCGCACAGGCCGGCGAGGCGGCCGAGATTGTCGACCAGCAGGATCGGCAGCTCGGTGTGGCGCTTGAGCTCGATCGCCGCCTTCAGCTTGAGATCGACCGGGGCGACGATGCAGTCGGCGTCATGCGCCAGCTTGTCGTCGATCACGCCGGCCTCGCCATCGGCGGTAGCGAGCAGGCCGGCGCGGCCATCCACATCGAGCGAAAGCGGCCGACCCTCGCCATCCACCCGCAGCCGCACATGGCCGCCCTTGTCGAGCACCACGGAATCGCCCTCGCGCGGCAGGCTGGCCGCCGGGCGCATCACCGCCGTGCCGCGCAGCACGTTGAGTGGGTTCATGTGCTTCACGAATTCCGCGACATAGGCGTTGGCCGGGCGCAGCAGGATGTCTTCCGCCGTGCCCGCTTGCACGATGCGTCCGCCTTCCATGATGGCGATCTTGTTGCCGAGCTTCAGCGCCTCGTCGAGATCGTGGCTGACGAAGACGATGGTCTTCTGGATGCGCCGCTGCAAGTCGAGCAGCTCGTCCTGCAGCTTGTCGCGGATCAGCGGGTCGAGCGCCGAGAAAGGCTCGTCCATCAGCAGGATATCGGCATCGGTGGCGAAGGCGCGGGCGAGGCCGACGCGCTGCTGCATGCCGCCGGAAAGTTCGTTGGTGTATTTCTCTGCCCAGTTGGTGAGGCCGACCATGGCGAGCTTTTCATCGACGATGCGCCGGCGCTCGGCCGGGGGCGTACCGCGCAGTTCCAGCCCAAAGCCCACATTGTCGCGCACCGTGCGCCAGGGTAGCAGGCCGAATTGCTGGAACACCATGGAGACGGTGTTCATGCGGATGTCGCGCAGCGTGTCCTCGTCGCAGCGGGCGACGTCGATCATCGCCCCCTTGTGCTCGACCATCACCGCGCCGCGCGCCACCTCGTTAAGGCGGTTGATGGCGCGCAGGATGGTGGACTTGCCCGAGCCCGAGAGCCCCATCAGCACGCAGATCTCGCCGCGCTCGATGGAGAGGCTGACGCCGGCCGCGCCCAGCACGGCCCCGGTGAGGTTGAGGATTTCCTCGCGGGTGCGGCCCTCGTCGATGAGACCCAGCGCGCGCTTCTGCTCGGCGCCGAAGACGATGTCGATGTTGCGGAATTCAACGGCAGCCATGGGTCACCCTTTCCGGGAGCGGCGTTCGGGCCGCTTGCACACGCGGTCGAGCACGATGGCGAGCACGACGATGGCGAGCCCCGCCTCGAAGCCCATGGCGATGTTCACCGAGTTCAGCGCCCGCACCACCGGCTTGCCGAGCCCGTCCGCGCCGACCAGCGCCGCGATCACCACCATGGAGAGGCTGAGCATGATGCACTGGGTGATGCCGGCCATGATGGTCGGCAGCGCATAGGGCAGCTCCACCTTGAACAGGAGCTGCGTCTTGGTGGCGCCAAACGCCTTGCCGGCCTCATAGAGCGCCGGCGGCACCGAGGAGATGCCCAGATGCGTGAGGCGGATCGGCGCGGGAATGGAGAAGATCACCGTCGAGATCAGGCCGGGCACCGCGCCGAGGCCGAACAGCACCAGCGTCGGGATCAGGTACACGAAGGTCGGGATGGTCTGCATGAGGTCCAGCACCGGGCGGATGGCGGTGTAGAGCCAGGGCCGGTGCGCGGCGGCGATGCCGATCGGCACGCCGACCACGACGCAGACGAAGGTGGCGCAGATGACGAGGGAGAGCGTCTCCATCGTCGCCGTCCAGTAGCCGAGATTGGTGACCAGCAGCAGCGCGCCGACGATGAACACGACGAGGCCGATGGAGCGATGCACCAGCCAGGCGCACAGCCCGAACAGCGCGATCAGCAGCAGCGGCGGCACGAAGAGCAGCGCGGCGGTGAAGCCGCCGATCAGCGCTCCCAGCACCAGCGAGATGAAGTCGAAGAAGCCCTGCCCATGGGTGGTCAGGAAGTCCACGAAATTCCGCAGCCAGAGGCCCAGCGGAATCTTGTGCTCGGTCAGCCAGTCATACATGGGTCGCTTCCCTCGCGGCGATGAGCGGATTGAGCCGTATCGAGGCCGACGAGCCTGTGGCGCATCATCCCCCGTCATGGCCGGGCTTGGCCCGGCCATCCACGTCTTTCGAGAGGCACGGTTTCGGAATGTCGCCCTGGGACAAGGCGTGGATCCCCGGGCCAGGCCCGGGGATGACGTTGCGACAGGCCCCTGTCGTGCGAGAGGTCCGGCTAAGCCGTCACAGGCCGAGGCTCTTCTTCACCGCCGGCACGGCGGGCTTGCCGTCGATGGTGGTCACGCCGGCGAGCCAGGGCTCCCACACGGTCGGGTTGGCCTTGAGATACTTCTCCGCCGCCTTGGCGGGGTCCATGCCGTCGAGCAGGATGTAGCCCATCACCACATTCTCGGTCGCGAGCGAGAACTTGAGGTTCTTGATGAGGGTGCCGACATTCGGGCACTCGGAAACATAGCCGGCGCGGGTGTTGGTGTAGATGGTGGCGCCGCCATAGTTCGGGCCGAACACGTCATCGCCGCCCGACAGGTAGCTCATCTTGTACTTGGAATTCATCGGGTGGGGCTCCCAGCCGAGGAAGACGACCGCTTCCTTGCGCTTGGAGGCGCGCTCGACCTGCGCCAGCATGCCCTGCTCGCTGGATTCGACGAGATCGAAGCCCTTGAGCCCGAACTTGTCGTCCTTGATCATGTCGAGGATCAGCCGATTGCCGTCATTGCCCGGCTCGATGCCATAGATCTTGCCGCCGAGCTTGTCCTTGAACTTGGCGATGTCGGCGAAGGACTTCAGCCCCTCGTCATAGAGATAGGTCGGCACGGCGAGGGTGTATTTGGCGCCCTCGAGATTGACGCCGATCACCTCGACGCTCTTGTCGTCGCGGTAGGGCTTCAGGTCGGCTTCCATGGTCGGCATCCAGTTGCCGAGGAAGACGTCGATGTCCTTGGTCTGCATCGACTTGTAGGTCACCGGCACCGAGAGCACCTGTGTCTTCGGCGTGTAGCCGAGCGCTTCCAGAATGTCGGAGGCGAGCGCGGTGGTGGCGGTGATGTCGGTCCAGCCGACATCGGCGAACCGCACGGTCTTGCACGCCGCGGGTTCGGCGGCCTGAGCCGCGTGGAAGCCCGGCGCCGCGCCGAGCGCGAGGCCGAGGGCGGCGGCGGCCAGAAGGTGGAAGCTGCGCATCGTTACTGTTCCCGTTTTCGCCTGCGTTATGCCTGGATCATGGAACCGGGCCCGCGGGACGCCAAGGCCCGCCTGACCGGATTCAACAAGTCGGGGTCGCGGCGCATGCGCCGGAAAGGCGGCCGCCCTTGCCCGGACGGTGCCTCGATACGAGCGACCCACACGGAGCCGGCGATGGAAAACGTCGCCGGGCACCGGCACGCGGCCTCTGGAAGGCTTCTTTTGAATGACTATTCAATACCTGGCCTGCGACTTTGTCACGCGCAATTTTTACCCCAAACGCTGCGAAAACTGCCTGTTTTCGGGCATTTTGACGGAATTCGTCATCGCATTTGAAGTCTTGCGACGCGTGCGTTGCGATCTCGCAGTTGCGGGATGAGGAGGGTTTGCCACGGCAGGCGAGATATGTATTGTACAGTCATTCAATAAATGGACGTGCTCAGGGAGGTGCCGGTGGCGAAAGCGAATGCGCGTTCCCGCGCGGCGTCTGTCGACCTTGCCCGCGAGGCCGCTGCGGACCTTGCCGCCGGCGAGGCGGGCGCGCCGACGGCTGACCGGCGCCGCGAGCCGGAGGATGTGCGCCGCCGCCAGCTCATCGAGGCGACCATCGATTCGCTGGCCGAGATCGGCTTCAACGCTTCGACGCTGGCGCAGATCGCCCGCCGGGCCGGCGTGTCGCCCGGCCTCGTGGCGCATTATTTCGGCGACAAGGACGGGCTGCTGGAAGCGACGCTCCGCCATCTCTCGCTGCGGCTCTACCGCGCGACGGCGCTGCGGCTGCGGGAGGCCCGCTCAGCGCGGGCGCGCGTTCAGGCGCTGATCGACGCCAATCTCGCGCCGGAGGAATTTGACCAGCGCACCTCGAGCGTCTGGCTCGCCTTCTGGGGTCAGGTGCTGCATTCCGAGCGCCTGCGCCGGGTGCAGCGGGTCTATCAGGCCCGCATGCTCGCCAATCTGCGCCATGATCTGCGGGCGCTGGTCGCCCCGCATGAGGTCCACCGCCTCGCCATCACCATCGCCGCCGTGATCGACGGCCTGTGGCTGCGCTCCTCCCTCTCCGCCGCCGGCGAGACGGATTCGGTGAGCGCCCGTCAGGTCGCGAGCGCCTTCGTCGATGCCCAGATCGCCGCCGCCGCGCCGGCCGCGCCCGCCACCGGAACCTCTCCCATGACGACACCCATCCCCCGCCACGCCAGCCACATTGCCGGGCGCTACCACCCGACCGGCGGCGCCACTTTCGAGACCCGCAACCCCGCCACGGGCGAGGTGCTGGCCGAGATCGAGATCGCCGGCGAGGCGGAGGTGGAGGCCGCCGTCACTGCGGCCCGCACCGGGCAGAAGCGTTGGGCGGCGATGACCGGGGCCGAGCGCGGGCGCATCCTCAAGCGCGCGGCCGATCTGCTGCGCGCCCGCAATGACGAGCTCGCCCATCTCGAGACGCTCGATACCGGCAAGCCGATCCAGGAAACCATTGCCGTCGACGTGCTCTCGGGCGCCGACTGCATCGAATATTACGCCGGCCTCGCCGCCGGGCTCTCGGGCGAGCATGTCGATCTCGGCCCCACGGCTTTCGGCTATACGCGCCGCGAGCCGCTCGGCATCTGCGCCGGCATCGGCGCGTGGAACTACCCCATCCAGATCGCCTGCTGGAAATCCGCCCCGGCGCTCGCCTGCGGCAATGCGATGATCTTCAAGCCGGCGGAACTCACCCCGCTGACCGCGCTGAAGCTCGCGGAGATCTATGTCGAGGCCGGCGTGCCGGAGGGCGTGTTCTCCGTCGTGCAGGGCTTCGCCGATACGGGTCGCCTGCTCACCCGCCACCCTTCCATCGCCAAGGTCTCGCTCACCGGCGAGGTCGGCACCGGCAAGAAGGTGATGGTCGATGCCGCCGGCACGCTGAAATATGTGACGCTGGAACTCGGCGGAAAATCCCCGCTCATCATCTTCGCCGATGCCGATCTCGACGACGCGGTCTCCGCCGCGCTGCTGGCGAATTTCTACTCGGCCGGCGAGGTCTGCTCCAACGGCACCCGCGTCTTCGTCGAGGAGAGCGTGCGCCCGGCCTTCCTCGAGAAGCTCGTCGCCCGCGTCGAGAAGATGGTGGTCGGCGACCCGCTCGACCCGGCGACCCATGTCGGCGCGCTGATCTCGCCCGAGCACATGGAAAAAGTGCTCGGCTATATCGAACGCGGCAAGGCGGAGGGGGCGAAGCTGCTCACCGGCGGGGCGCGCGTTACCGCGGGCGGGCTCGACAAGGGCGCCTTCGTCGCCCCCACCGTGTTCGACGGCTGCGCCGACGGCATGGGCATCGTGCGCGAGGAAATCTTCGGCCCGGTGATGGCGGTGCTGTCCTTCACCGACGAGGCGGAGGTGATCGCCCGCGCCAACGACACCGATTTCGGCCTCGCCGCCGGTGTGTTCACCAAAGACCTCGCCCGCGCCCACCGCGTCATCGCGCAGCTGGAAGCCGGCACCTGCTGGATCAATACCTACAACATCACGCCGATCGAGCTGCCCTTTGGCGGGTCCAAGCAGTCGGGCCTCGGGCGGGAGAACGGCAAGGCGGCGATCGAGCACTACACGCAAGTGAAGAGCGTCTACGTCAATCTCGGCCGCGTCGAGGCGCCCTACTGATGGCCGCGCCCGTGGACATGGCCGACTACATCATCATCGGCGCCGGATCGGCCGGCTGCGTGCTCGCCGACCGGCTGAGCGCGGATGGCACGAACCGGGTCACCGTGCTCGAATTCGGCGGCTCCGACCGGTCGATCTTCATCCAGATGCCGACCGCCCTGTCCATTCCGATGAACATGGCGAAGTACAACTGGATGTATGAGAGCGAGCCCGAGCCCGGCCTCGGCGGGCGGCGGATGCACTGCCCGCGCGGCAAGGTGCTCGGCGGCTCCTCCTCGATCAACGGCCTGGTCTATATGCGCGGCGCGGCGGCGGATTTTGACCGCTGGGCGAGCGAGGGCGCGGCCGGCTGGTCCTATGCCGACGTGCTCCCCTATTTCCGCCGCGCCGAAGGCCGGCGCGACGGCGGCGACGAGTATCGCGGCAGCGACGGCCCGCTCGCCACCCGCTACGGACCACTGGAGAACCCGCTCTACCGGGCCTTTCTCGATGCCGCGCAGCAGGCGGGCTACCCGGCCAGCGACGACGTGAACGGCTACCAGCAGGAAGGCTTCGGCCGGATGGACATGACGGTGAAGGACGGCGTTCGCTGGTCCGCCGCCAATGCCTATCTGAAGCCGGCTATGAAGCGTCCGAACCTGCGCGTCGAAACCCATGCCCGCGTCGAGCGCATCCTGTTCGAGGGGCGCCGGGCGGTCGGCGTGCAGTGGTCGCGCGGCGGTCAGACGCATACGCTGCGCGCGGCGCGCGAGGTCATCCTCTCCGCTGGCCCCATCGCCTCGCCGCAAATGCTGAAACTCTCCGGCATCGGCGACGCGGATGAGCTGAAGAGCCATGGCCTCGAGGTCATCGCCCACCGGCGCGGCGTCGGCGAGAATCTTCAGGACCATCTGGAGATCTATTTCCAGCAGGCCTGCACCCAGCCGGTCAGCCTTTATTCGCAGATGGGCCTCGTTGCGCGTGGCCTCATCGGCGCAAAATGGCTGCTCACCAGAAAGGGGCTCGGCGCCACCAATCATTTCGAGGCCTGCGGCTTCATCCGCTCGCGCGCCGGCATTCCCTCGCCGGACATCCAGTACCATTTCCTGCCGCTGGCCGTGACCTATGACGGGCAGGGCATGGCGAGCGAGCATGGCTATCAGGCCCATGTCGGGCCGATGCGCTCGAAAAGCCGGGGCTGGGTGCGCCTGCGCTCGGCCGATCCCGCCGACAAGCCGCGCGTGCAGTTCAACTACCTCACCCACCCGGACGATCTCACCGAGTTCCGCGCCGCCGTGCGCCTCACCCGCGAGATCTTCAACCAGCCGGCCTTCGCGCCCTATCGCGGCCGCGAGATCCAGCCGGGGGCGGATGTCACCAGCGACGAGGCGATCGACGCCTTCCTGCGCGCGCATGTGGAGAGCGCCTATCACCCCTCCTGCTCGGCCAAGATGGGCGCGCCGTCCGATCCGATGGCGGTGGTCGACCCGAAAATGCGAGTGATCGGCGTCGAGGGGCTGCGCGTGGTGGATTCCTCCACCATGCCTTCCATCACCAACGCCAATCTCAACGCGCCGACCATCATGATGGCGGAGAAGGCGGCCGACCACATCCTCGGACGTCCGCTGCTCGCCCCGTCCAACGCGCCGACCTATACCGCGCCGAACTG carries:
- the choV gene encoding choline ABC transporter ATP-binding protein — encoded protein: MAAVEFRNIDIVFGAEQKRALGLIDEGRTREEILNLTGAVLGAAGVSLSIERGEICVLMGLSGSGKSTILRAINRLNEVARGAVMVEHKGAMIDVARCDEDTLRDIRMNTVSMVFQQFGLLPWRTVRDNVGFGLELRGTPPAERRRIVDEKLAMVGLTNWAEKYTNELSGGMQQRVGLARAFATDADILLMDEPFSALDPLIRDKLQDELLDLQRRIQKTIVFVSHDLDEALKLGNKIAIMEGGRIVQAGTAEDILLRPANAYVAEFVKHMNPLNVLRGTAVMRPAASLPREGDSVVLDKGGHVRLRVDGEGRPLSLDVDGRAGLLATADGEAGVIDDKLAHDADCIVAPVDLKLKAAIELKRHTELPILLVDNLGRLAGLCDDDEIYRGLLRRLDG
- the choW gene encoding choline ABC transporter permease subunit, whose amino-acid sequence is MYDWLTEHKIPLGLWLRNFVDFLTTHGQGFFDFISLVLGALIGGFTAALLFVPPLLLIALFGLCAWLVHRSIGLVVFIVGALLLVTNLGYWTATMETLSLVICATFVCVVVGVPIGIAAAHRPWLYTAIRPVLDLMQTIPTFVYLIPTLVLFGLGAVPGLISTVIFSIPAPIRLTHLGISSVPPALYEAGKAFGATKTQLLFKVELPYALPTIMAGITQCIMLSLSMVVIAALVGADGLGKPVVRALNSVNIAMGFEAGLAIVVLAIVLDRVCKRPERRSRKG
- a CDS encoding choline ABC transporter substrate-binding protein, whose translation is MRSFHLLAAAALGLALGAAPGFHAAQAAEPAACKTVRFADVGWTDITATTALASDILEALGYTPKTQVLSVPVTYKSMQTKDIDVFLGNWMPTMEADLKPYRDDKSVEVIGVNLEGAKYTLAVPTYLYDEGLKSFADIAKFKDKLGGKIYGIEPGNDGNRLILDMIKDDKFGLKGFDLVESSEQGMLAQVERASKRKEAVVFLGWEPHPMNSKYKMSYLSGGDDVFGPNYGGATIYTNTRAGYVSECPNVGTLIKNLKFSLATENVVMGYILLDGMDPAKAAEKYLKANPTVWEPWLAGVTTIDGKPAVPAVKKSLGL
- the betB gene encoding betaine-aldehyde dehydrogenase, whose translation is MAKANARSRAASVDLAREAAADLAAGEAGAPTADRRREPEDVRRRQLIEATIDSLAEIGFNASTLAQIARRAGVSPGLVAHYFGDKDGLLEATLRHLSLRLYRATALRLREARSARARVQALIDANLAPEEFDQRTSSVWLAFWGQVLHSERLRRVQRVYQARMLANLRHDLRALVAPHEVHRLAITIAAVIDGLWLRSSLSAAGETDSVSARQVASAFVDAQIAAAAPAAPATGTSPMTTPIPRHASHIAGRYHPTGGATFETRNPATGEVLAEIEIAGEAEVEAAVTAARTGQKRWAAMTGAERGRILKRAADLLRARNDELAHLETLDTGKPIQETIAVDVLSGADCIEYYAGLAAGLSGEHVDLGPTAFGYTRREPLGICAGIGAWNYPIQIACWKSAPALACGNAMIFKPAELTPLTALKLAEIYVEAGVPEGVFSVVQGFADTGRLLTRHPSIAKVSLTGEVGTGKKVMVDAAGTLKYVTLELGGKSPLIIFADADLDDAVSAALLANFYSAGEVCSNGTRVFVEESVRPAFLEKLVARVEKMVVGDPLDPATHVGALISPEHMEKVLGYIERGKAEGAKLLTGGARVTAGGLDKGAFVAPTVFDGCADGMGIVREEIFGPVMAVLSFTDEAEVIARANDTDFGLAAGVFTKDLARAHRVIAQLEAGTCWINTYNITPIELPFGGSKQSGLGRENGKAAIEHYTQVKSVYVNLGRVEAPY
- the betA gene encoding choline dehydrogenase encodes the protein MAAPVDMADYIIIGAGSAGCVLADRLSADGTNRVTVLEFGGSDRSIFIQMPTALSIPMNMAKYNWMYESEPEPGLGGRRMHCPRGKVLGGSSSINGLVYMRGAAADFDRWASEGAAGWSYADVLPYFRRAEGRRDGGDEYRGSDGPLATRYGPLENPLYRAFLDAAQQAGYPASDDVNGYQQEGFGRMDMTVKDGVRWSAANAYLKPAMKRPNLRVETHARVERILFEGRRAVGVQWSRGGQTHTLRAAREVILSAGPIASPQMLKLSGIGDADELKSHGLEVIAHRRGVGENLQDHLEIYFQQACTQPVSLYSQMGLVARGLIGAKWLLTRKGLGATNHFEACGFIRSRAGIPSPDIQYHFLPLAVTYDGQGMASEHGYQAHVGPMRSKSRGWVRLRSADPADKPRVQFNYLTHPDDLTEFRAAVRLTREIFNQPAFAPYRGREIQPGADVTSDEAIDAFLRAHVESAYHPSCSAKMGAPSDPMAVVDPKMRVIGVEGLRVVDSSTMPSITNANLNAPTIMMAEKAADHILGRPLLAPSNAPTYTAPNWQTAQR